Below is a genomic region from Thunnus thynnus chromosome 22, fThuThy2.1, whole genome shotgun sequence.
TCATTCAGGTAATTTGATATTATTCTGTTGATAGAATCTTAAAGAGTATTGGCCATTAATTCATATGActaaaacaatatatttctgTAATTCCTTTTGCAGTAATGGATCAATCATCAACAACATAGACCTTGGGTTTGCATCGACATCTGTTCCTAATAACACTCAGATTGCAAATGTTTTGGTCAATGCAGCTTCAAACGTCACAGCCTTCAACATTGACACCACATCTATTTCTGTGGATGGCGCAGGTAAGCTCTACTGAGAGCTACTTtatcagaaatataaaatattacagaacTTTTTGTTAAAACAATGTCTCCTCTCCTATCTCAACATTTACAGAAGTTTCAAGTGGAGTAAGCCACAAGACCAGTCTCATCACTGCATCTTGCCTGGTACTGCTGTCATGGCTACTGTCAAGTCAGCAATAATGTCTCTGCTGACATGCCATGTGAAATCTCATTAGAAAACCACTGGTATGAAAAAGGACATTGTTCCCATTACATCTAATGTTCCATTAGACTTCTGAGGATTGCAATTGTCATATGGCTTGGAAAGAAGTTCCAGACATTATCCCAGACAAAGTTGGGATGACCTCCCCTCCAACATGAAATGTATATAGTCTGAATGATGTTCTGTATGATTATCCAGTcacttatttatatttatttatattattatacatgtgTATATTTGCTTTTTGTGGACTCAGGATTGTGAAGTTAGTCTTCTTTAACAGCAAGatagattattttgtcatttgtataaccaaatattattttattattatatattgtatattaattTGCTATTTTATCAAGTAAAACCTACGTTTTAATAGCATAATAAAGCATATACTGCACAGACAGCATGTTTTAAAGTAACGTGTCTTAAATTAAATGAAGGAACACATGCTACTCATAGCAGGCTGCATACTGCAATCTTAACCTAATGCATAGACTAGTATCAAAGTTCATGGTATACGTAATGTATATGTCAAAACAATTTGCTGTCAATTTTCTTATTTATACAAAGTGTATTTATGCAACCATGCATAGCTGTACACTGGGAGCTCCCTTTTAGGTTGTATTTGTGTGAGAAACTTTACAATGATCAGAATACAAAACCTTTAAAGAATTGAATTTGTCttgtgtgatgttttgttgtctCGGTGGAGAAAGTTTATTGGGGtcactgaatgttttgatgaatatgaaaatgatgtgaatcatatgccaTGGCtgtcgcagtcaccagatctaaACCCAATCGAACACCTATGgtagattttggactgacatgttagacagtgctctccaccaccatcatcaaaacaccaaatgagggaatatctttttgaagaatggtgttcctcagccttggcaccGATTCTACAAGTCTATCAGTTATCTTTGAAAAAGCCTGAAGATTGTTTGACAAAATGTACAGCTGTTATGAAGGTATTGGGTAAACTGAATtgtgttttcacatgtttctcACTGGAAATAGTTTGGTGGAGGTGACAAGTCACCCAGAacataaaaatatcagtatCTCCATAAATCAATTCATAtaatcaatttaaaaacatacGTTTCCAAGATATAACATTAATGGAGTGATTAATACTATTTAAGGAATATAGTGATGTGTTTTGGCTCTAGTGATATGTAGCATCTCAGCTGTCagcaaaaatgtcacaaaaactGCCACTTGGTGTGACTATGTTTCCTACGTATGGGACTATTATTATATagtgaaagtaaaaaaatcaattttaatattaacaaaaatgATCATGGGAATAATCTTTTGTTGGATactgataaaaatgtcattcCTGAATACAGGTGGGTTTTGAGTTGTTTTGGAAGTAGCTTCTTAGccacacaaaatatttttaaataatgtacttttttattaatattaagcAACCAGTTTCTCCACAAAAGTTagaaaatacaaagaagaatctaagaaatgtttgaaaaaatgtttattaatggtAATGTGACTTGTAGTAATACATGCTTCTACACTGGTGCGTTAAGgaaatatattatacatattactCTTGCTGAGTCATACAAATATGCAGGAATTTGGCTTGACGGCAGACTatcattcaagattcatattcaacatttgactcaaaaattaaaaatcaaattagGCCTCTTGTATAGAATCAAAGGCTGTCTGTCCTCTTTCATCTGTTAAACTATTGTGCAGTCGaccttcatgtctgtccttgACTATGGAGATATTCTGTATTGTCATGCTGCCCCATCAACACTTCAGCAGTTAAATCCTGTGTATCATAGTGCATTATGCTTTATCACAAAGGACAAATCATCATTGTTCTTTGTATCACACGGCTGGATGGACTTCCTTACagtcaagaagaaaaaaaacatgtcatgttaTTCATCCATTAATACATGAAACTTTGAAAATTGAACATTTGAAGCTGCCAAACTATCTCACATCCTTTGTCTCATTTAAATATAGTAACGACAGCACACGATTCAGTAACTACTTAACCATAGATATCCCTCATGTTTGCACTACTGTTGGCAGAACTGGTTTCAGGTACTATGCACCTTTTAaatggaatgaactgcaaactgCCCTCAAACATAACTTTTGGAAATTTTTAAGCGtcattatctgatgttttttatgattcttgtGACTGTTTTTTGTTAATTCCTCgtttatttctgtctgctgattgtgttcttgtcttattaatgtttcttgttctcaggtctctctttgAAAACAGATCTTAATCTCCATGAGATggcctgattaaataaagactaaataaaaatgGCAAGATGGAGCTGGAGTGTCGAAGCTTCACTCTACCTCAGCAGTTCACTCCTAAGTATAAAGAACCAGGAAACCACAACAGTGGAGAGGACATGCTGCGCACCTGTAAGTTAAATCACAACCAATTTAATCCTTTTTGAAAGATACCAGTCCCGTAAAGCTACAAAACATTCAGCCTCTTCTCAAGGTAGTGCATTTATTATGAccaatatgtcattttaaataatacattGCCCCCAATCAGGACGCTGTCTTCTGTCATTCAGACGAAGGTCTGTAACTATGATGCCTCCTGATTCGTTCCTGcttcctgtgtctgtgtgcatgtatgtatagACCTGTGGAGGTGCCAGTTCCTGCTGCCACTGGTGTCTTTGGGCCTGGTGTTGGCAGGCCTGACTGGGTTCTGTGCCTGCCTCTGCCGAAGTCTCGCACCTCCACTTGGCATAGGAGTCCTTCACCTGCTGGCTGGTAACccagaggaaaaatattttgctCAGGATTGTCTTTTCTTTAACTCTTGAGAAAGTAGTAAGATCTCCATTGTGTATCTTTTTGAGATCTCCTCAATCTGAATTGTTGCTCCTAAAACCCTCTTAGGGGAAAAAGGGAGACAAGGGTGAGAATGAAGGGTTGGAGCAGTAGGGAGAAACAAGAACCGACCAACCAATTTGAAGCCAACTCagtcaaacatttattttgcatttacattAAACATGCAACTTTTATTTGCAGCATCAGTGTTAACTCAATtattcaaaatcaaaacaaagccaCGGTGCAAATGTCAGTTCACTGTTAGAGCAGTTGTTCACAACCTTTGTGGTTCATGACAGCTAAAAAAAATTTATTCACGATTCTCCCAACATGGTTGCATAAACTGAATTAACTTTGACACCAAAAATGACTTATTTTCCCTTTTCAGGCTATTTAACTTGATTAATCATTAGACAACAGCTTGAGATttcaaatattcattatttcaACAAACATCTACACCAGGGGTGGGCAAACTACGGCCTGCAGGCCACATCCGGCCCGTTTGTCTTTTTAGTCTGGCCCGTCGAAGGTTGGTACAGAATTGCCAAAATCAAATCATATAATTATGACTGCATTCATTTGACTATGTCCTGTCATGCCTGGCGTGCCACCAGGTGGCGCATTAGGCACGGTGATACATTGACTTTGCGAGCCCGTCTCTCTGTTAATACTCAGCCACTGCTCTGAACCCATCTGCAGCAATGAGTGggccaaagaaaagaaaagtcgACAGTGAGTGTCGAGTGTTTAATAATGAATGGACAACTAAATAATTTTTCACTGAAGTCCGGTCCAAGGCTGTATATCTCATTTGCCAAGAAACCACCGTGGTTTTCAAAGAATACAACATCAGCCGTCACTTTTCCACCAAGCATGCTAATTATGCTAATAACCAGTCAACGCAAGAACTGACGGCTACGGCTCAGAGATTGGCAACTAGTTTGCAGGCTCAGCAAAACACCTTTATCCGACAAACTGCCATCCAAGTATCAAGCACGAAGGCAAGTTATTTGCTGGCATTCAAATTAGCAAGGACCAGTAAGCCTTTCTCCGAAGGAGAGTTTCTCAAAAAGTGCATGGTAGAGACAGCAGGTGTCTTGTGTCCTGAGAGCAAGAacaaatttgaaaaattaaGCCTATCACGTCGGACAGTGACTCGCCATGTTGAGCTAATTGAGGAAGACTTAGCCAGCAAGCTAAACAAAAAAGTGGAGTCATTTACATTATATTCTTTGGCACTGGACGAAAGTAATGACACAAAGGACACCGCTTAGCTTTTAATTTTTATCAGAGGGATTACTGACAATTTTGAGATAACGGAGGAGTTTTTGGCGATGGAATCCCTGAAGGGGACAACTCGGGGAGAGGACTTGTACAACAGCGTGTTGGGGGTCATCGAAAGGCACAAGCTACCATGGAATATGCTCACCAACGTTACCATAGATGGATCGCCAAATCTGACTGGAAAAAACGTCGGGTTGCTCAAAAGAATCCAGGACAGGGTGAAAGAAGACAACCCTGAGCAGGAGGTAATTTTCTTACACTGCATAATCCACCAGGAAACACTATGTAAATCCGTTTTGCAGCTTGACCACGTTGTGAAGCCAGTTGTAAAACTCGTGAACTTTATTCGAGCGAGGGGACTTCAACATCGTCAGTTTATTACGTTTCTTGAAGAAACTGACGCTGATCACCAGGACTTGCTTTACCACTCCAATGTCctctggttaagtttagggaaagTATGTCAACGAGTGTGGGAGCTAAAACAAGACATTGTCTCATTTTTGGAGCTACTTGAGAAAGCTAGCGATTTTCCTGAGCTGAGTGACACAGATTGGCTTTGTGATTTAGCTTTTGCTGTGGACATACTGACACGCATGAATGAGCTGAACGTGAAGCTACAAGGGAAAGACCAGTTTGTGCATGAAATGTACATAAACGTCAGAGCCTTCAAAACCAAGCTAGCTTTATTCTCAAAGCAAATTTCAAACAAGTCATTTGCTCATTTCCCCACTCACTGAAAGAGGCCCCTCAACATGtgaaaaaatacaggaaatcaCTGGACGATCTGCATGGAGAATTCTGCCGTCGGTTCTCTGATTTTGGAAAAATTTCAAAAGTCACTTCAGCTGGTGTCATGTCCCTTCACACAAGATCCTGAAACGGTGCCACAGGAGTTGCAGTTGGAACTGATTGATCTTCAATGTGACACTGTCTTAAAGGAGAAGTGCAGCTCTGTTAAACTGGATGAGTTTTATGCTTCATTGAGCTCAGCCAAATTTCCGAACATCCAGAAAGTGGCACAGAGGATGCTGGTAATGTTTGGCTGTACATATATGTGTGAACAGACTTTTAGTGTGATGGACACCAACAAAGCACCCCACAGATCTCAGCTGACTGATGGACACCTCAGATCTGTTCTGAGAATTGCCACAACAAAACTAACACCAGACTGTGATGCACTGGCAAAAAAAGGTGATCAGCAACACTGTTACCACTAAAAGTGAATGTAAGTATTAACACTGTAATgccttttttatgtttatgtttgatatGTATGCATCTGGTGCTGGCCTGGCCCGTCTGTCAAATTTTAAAAGTCAATGTGGCCCTTGAGCCAAAAAGTTTGCCCACCCCTGATCTACACCAAAGATTATAAACAGTTGCTCTTAAACATTGTGGTTCGACCCCCAAAAAAAGGATTGATTGTTGTAGAAGGGCTTGAGGTTTCAAATGTTAAgaatttcacaaaacaaaagcatcCATACCAAAGGTTATAAACACCTATGTATTTCTAGATCTTTTCACAACATACCAAAAATCTACCCACAGCCCCGCTCAAAAAGGAGATGGAAAAGTCATAGGCTGTCATGCTCACATTGGTGCAATATGGAGGCAAGGACGACAGAAACGGGCCAACACTGGAGAAGAGCTCCTGAAGAGTCTTTTTTGAAGGATGGATCAAGGCTGCAGGGCTCTCCTGGTACCGAACAACGTTTTCAAGGAATCCTTGAGCGACTGATGTCTTCTGGCTCTGAACAACAAATAGAAGATAAAAGACTTGTGTAGACTTGTGGTCAAACTTTAACATAGAAGCCCGCCTGCCAAATGAAGTTGCTATGTGACCTACAGTTGGTAAGTAATTCATGATGTCATTATAATGTATTTAACGGTTTAAAAGTTGACACTAGATGGTATAAACCTCATGGCAAAAGCTAACAATATAAATTTACTTATGTTGGAAAGAATGTCccctgtcttcttcttctccacaaGTTTTATGAACTCTGAACTACACTTCTCACATGGCTGC
It encodes:
- the LOC137174399 gene encoding general transcription factor II-I repeat domain-containing protein 2A-like, which produces MESLKGTTRGEDLYNSVLGVIERHKLPWNMLTNVTIDGSPNLTGKNVGLLKRIQDRVKEDNPEQEVIFLHCIIHQETLCKSVLQLDHVVKPVVKLVNFIRARGLQHRQFITFLEETDADHQDLLYHSNVLWLSLGKVCQRVWELKQDIVSFLELLEKASDFPELSDTDWLCDLAFAVDILTRMNELNVKLQGKDQFVHEMYINVRAFKTKLALFSKQISNKSFAHFPTH